A window of Tachypleus tridentatus isolate NWPU-2018 chromosome 7, ASM421037v1, whole genome shotgun sequence genomic DNA:
GTGGTACTTAAGGAAAACTTTACGTGTGTGTAACCTTCAAAACGTAAATTTGAACTTCGGTTTCCATCGAATAGTTCATCTTTCTCCACTTCCAATACAATGTGGAATGTTATACTTCAGCCTAAGGAACCATACTCTGTGGGTCCTCGTGTTTCGTGAAAATTCTTGTATTTCATTGGTTTGAGAGAAGTCACCGAAATCTCATTTCTGGCAGCAAACCCCAGGACATTGTATAAGCTTTATTTAATAgtatatcaattttaaaaataacagacaCTTAAACGACATTATTAATTTGGTGTTTTTCTTTAGGAACCAAATACAGATGGTGGTGGTGTTATTCATCCTCAGTCGAACTACTTTGAATTCCACTTTTACGAGGGACTTAATTTGCTGTTTGAGTATTAAGTGACATCTTTCGTGTTGtgatgttattttgaatttctaatCAGAATAATAAggttactttaatgttttagatGCCTGTAATTTCTTAACCAGTACTCAATAAAGAGAAGCCAATAAATCACGACATTTTATTTGACAAACTAGTACTTTAGTTGAACACCAgagtttttcttcaaaatatttaaatgttatagatGAACAAGGTGTAATCCAGGAAGATTTCAGGCTTGCAAACAATAAGTAGAGATTCACTCCAGTTTGTTGAGGAAGGATGAAATCGTTTCAAAATCGTTGCAGTCAGGCATCATGGTACCACCAAACTGGACGCAGGCTTCAGCACACTCTTTCCCTTCGAAGTGGGCCCCGTAGATCTGTTTACACTGTCCGCAGTTCTTGATGCACAGCGAAACGCGGTTAAACCCTTCGGCCATGTGGTTGTCATAGCAACAGATCAACAATAGGATCAGACATGTTTTTAAGGAGATGCTAGAAGTGACCATCTGCTCGAGAAACGAGACGAAACGCAAAAGAAAATCGACAGGTTAATATTTCTCAATATGTGATAATCAATAAACAATTGGAAAAACACTattgaaaaaactaaaattataacaatcaaataaaaatatgaattttaaaataattaaataattaaatttataacaaagatgtacaaatgtgaaatatttaattataaaacgaaataaaaatgataattgttaaaaattactgCTAAAAGAGTCAACATTTTTACGAAGTTCAATAATtcagtcaaatatttatatatataacaaaaggaTGTTTTTATAATTCATTGTACTTCTTGAGGTATAATATTACATATCTTATATTCTATACATTCAacttttctacaattttagtCATTATCTATTCTCTGGATATAAtggatataaacattgtttagaattatttgttttaaataaagtaactatAACACTGTATGAAGTATCACTACACCATAATGTTTCTCATATTTCTAGTCACTTTTTATAAACGCTGGCACCCTAGTGGTTAAACGACAGTGTACTGGCTTTAGACACGAAAAATCTGACCAAGTGATACTCTACAGTTGTTAACATAATGAGTTAAACTTATGTTTGTACACTTTAAGGTGTGAAAGGGATATTTCATATCGtataaaattacaaactgtttacaCTATCggttaaaataatacaatgtttttcTACAAATTGTGGTAGATAGCTAATCAACCTACTGTTTTTACGGTTGGTATGAGTGTGTATGTAAGTATATGAGGAACTCGTTTCTGAGAAACAAAACAGTTTGGATAACTGACACCATAATATAGAGCAACTGTTTCGATATATTCAAATAGGATGCAATCGATCTTACAAAAACATAAGGATTTTGTTCTGGTAACTAGAGTAACGTCTGAATTATTGTTTCTGATCGCTAGCCACGAATCACTATGGTCACACAAATTATCCAAACATTGCATATCAGAGAGAACTTTTACAACCCTATGTCGCTGATTTGTCCTTTAAACCATATGAGGCAACTAAATGTACAACCATTGAAACGGAAtttatgtaaaccatttaattatttttaaacattgttaaactTCTTATATGATTTAATAATTGAATGTTTGTAACAGTAAACACCAGTTCGAGGTTAACTGCAAAacgttatgtttaatataattcaaaacatattttctcaCTTTTACGTCGAGGTGTCTATTACACAGAATATCGAGTTCTTCCCACGCGAGTGTTACCACTTTGTGACAAGATGGTTCCCTTCCAGTGTAGATAGTTTCAGTTTCTTAGATGAAGGAAAAGTCTACtttatatacaaaagaaaacacaTCTATAATGGTCAGTGTGAGGTCCATGTTTAAAAAGCCTGACCACGGGTCACTAAGTTGGTTAACTCCTGTCTCTCATCGGCCTAGCCAATGAACGTCAAGACGTTTAATAACTATTCTGTTCTCACATACTCgttattaaaatgaaagttactcTAATTTTCAGTAGATACTATAACAAAACGGTGTTTGAAGAACTCTATGCAtcgatgaaaaatataaatacataaaacaaatgtataggCAGCCGTTTCTAGTTGAAACAGAACAAGTTTTGgtagttttatgttattatatcttcTAAAATGAACGAATATTAAATGATGAAGACCTTCTGTGTTTCTTTGAACAAATAAATCtgagtaattataattataagttatttaaaataccagtacaatattaacaattaatgtttttttaggaTAAAACGGTTAATACGTTTTAAGATAACATAATGTCTAGGGACAACAagagacctgttggtccatctcggcttTCCCATCTTGTAGGCCAAActaaattatcaaattaaaacagtaaatgcAGCACTTATCATTGACATatctatcaaaataaaattgtcttagctggaAACGGTTTCTACCTCGTTTACGTCTGTACTTGTGTCCCGTAGTTCTATAATTTATTGCTGTTAACTATTagaaatgttgatgcatcaacattatcagttccttttacaattttaaacacattcAATCAGAtgccctctaactcttcttttttcaagagagaACAGtattaaggatcttaatctctcttcATAAGACAACCTGTCTGTGTCAGGTACCATTTCAGAGGCTCTCCTCTGAAtcttttccaacaatttaatttatttcctGAGATAAGGAGCCCAAAACAGAACACAACACTTTATATGTGGTCTAACTAGTTTCCAAAAACATTTTCACCTCTTTAGATTCAACCTTGaatctatttgccctaccaataGCAGCAACACTCTCATTGGTTGGCTTTAGAGAATTAACACCTATTACAACGGGATCCCTTTCTTTGATGACACCATTAAAGGTGTTTccatctaaattatacttataattcaaattatgataacccacatgcataaTCTTAcatatatcataattaaaacccatttattTGACCAACTCACTAAATGAACTTAATTCTTTTGTGAATCAGTAGCACTCTCTTCAGAGTACCCAAAACCCGAAACATTAATATCATAGCAAATTtaagtaaggcccggcatggccaagcgcgttaagggtcgtgggttcgcatccccgtcgcgccaaacatgctcgccctttcagccgtgggggcgttataatgtgacggtcaatcctactattcgttggtaaaagagtagcccaagagttggtggtgggtggtgatgactagctgatgaCTAATGccaaaatagggacggctagcacagatagccctcgagtagctttgtgcgaaattcaaaaaacaaacaaaacaaacaaacaaatttaagtgatttattgaccatttcttcatccATATCATTTATGGAAATCATAAATAGTAAAGATTCTAATACTAATTCCTTAGATACCCCATttgtgatattaatccagtttgactgagctCTATTTCTAACAACGcactgctttcttccatcaagccattCTTCCATCCAATTAGCTAACTTCCCCCCCCCCACCTAGATAGATAGTTATTTTTACAATCCTTTGGTGTGATACTTTGTCAAATACGTTTTGAAAGTCCAAATACATCATATCTACAATGTAACTTTCACCTACAAAAGTagaaaccttttcaaagaatatcaaaacatttctaATGCAAAATCTTCCTTTGGTGGAACAATGTTGACTATCCATCAAAGTATCTAAACTTTGTTAgatgattttacaaaatatgttctatgaaactttccaaaacttttcccacaactgatgtaagaataAAAGATCTACAGTTACTAAGACAACTTGTTTTATCTTCCATGCAGACGTTGAAAAGCATTCGTTATTTTCCGAAGAGCTGGTGCTTGTCCagtattcaaggacttacaaaaattgacaagtttttaaaacttatttttcatttcagtgtGAAAAGACACCACGTTTCGCTACGCTTCTTATCGTATGTGAATAAAATTGAATAATGAAGTGAACTGGTCACGTGTTGCAGTTAAGCAATGAAACTTAGCAGATCAAGAAGAACTGTTAAATAGAGAAAATTTATATAGCTGACTTTCAGATGCCTGTATAAAACtacatgttaaaatgttgtttattacatTACGAATATTGGACGACAGAAACAATGAAGCATTCAAAATCCTCTGTTTTGTGTTTGAGCACCTGATTTAAAGATAATCATCTTATTAAAGAAGCTGTTGTTATAAGAGACAAATACCTAGCACTATCTGGTATTCAtgtataaaattatcattttcactgtacgaaacaatattatgtttgattcgtttttatttatttgtgttctgttattaagttttattcaCTATACGATTCCACTAATCCTTTTACCAGTCTTACAATTATTGTATTCTAGATAACTCAGTGCTTTATGGGAAAGACCTATAAGAGAGACAAAAACCAtggaaatttttttgtttttaattttgttgcaaTCAAGTCCGTTCTCAGAAAACTGGATCTGACAGGACCTCTTAGATCAAAATTACGAAAACAAATAGCACAGCTAGTCTTCAAGTAGCTTTACGTCAAATTCAGCAACAAACAGAATACAGCAGAGTTAGTTTGATGGAATTGGTCGAACAGTGTGAAATACAAATTCTTACAATCTAAATGGCAGCATAAGTTCATTCATTcggccaaacatgatcgcccatACGGCTGTATGGGCGTTATACCGTgacagtaaattccactattcattggtgaaagagtagtcaaagagatggcggtaggtggactagctgccttctctttagtcttacattgctaaattacggaaggttagcacagatagcccacgtgtagcttcaggtgaaattacaaaacaaagaaacaaacaaagttcaTTCGCCTGtacacattactgtatataagaaactattgtaaaatgaaatacttaattAATCTATGAACATTTTCATAAACCTTTCTAgtgaaaattttttttctttgtcgtTTTTGCAAGTCGTAAGAAAATGTGATTTCATGCTAAAGGTCACTGGTTGTAACAGTATCCCCATATAGATGTGCTGTTTATAATTCTTTTCATAATCCAAATTTTTAATCAaccattaaattgtttaattttgggaacagtatatatatatttttatttgatcgTAGAACATAACTTTATTCGATAAAACTTTTCCATGATTTGGACACtggataaaataaacaatttatgtaTGTCTCATTACAAATCAATGCTTCCAGTGGGCATAACCCTAAGGCTTACAATATTAACAATCGTGATTTTTCAGAGAATATACGGCCCCTTGCGTTGTTTTGTgttcaagaaagaaacaaaaataacaactaattgTTTATTCTGCTACGTATCGACAGGATCGTATACtatgaaactaaaaattatattaatatttatcatttcactactattatactgtaatacttatacatacatattagcggtttttataaaagaataaaaatgtcttaataaTTTTTGGAAGTAAAGATTTTTATTCACTATCGAATTCATAACTAAATGTTTCTTATTCTACAAGGCttcgaattttaaaaaataaatatttatatcgaTGTTaggtcaaaattatttttaaaaaagtcttCGATGTCAGGCCTAGATACTTTTGAAACAACTATTATCAGTTgtgatatacatatacatatatacacacaagataactttaaaacatcaacgttctttcagAACACcaaggaaagaaaataattttaaagagacAGAAATCGTCACTACAGGTAATTTTTGAATAAAGTTTTCGGCATTTTCTGCTAAAACATCTTATGATATAGGCAATCAAGACTCAGACAATCTTGCCATAATTTATAACCGTTGATAAGAAAGAGGTAAATCAGTAAGCGGTCCTCTCCGCCCATATGGCTACTCTTAACTGAATACTGTGAATAACTGTTACGTCGTTAACAACCCTTTAGCTGACAGAACAAAACATGTTCTGGGATATATTGTGGATCGTAACATTCGATCATTAAGTGATAAAATATCGAAATGTTCTATCAAGaccataaaatatatatgatgtatttcatgtatatatggcagacttaaaataaaaatgaataaattataactgttttGACCTAAACAGacttacacatttttaatttatgtatctTCCTTTTTCAACTAATGTAATTTTCGACTTCTTATAGGTTTTCCTTCAAAATTGATTGttctttaaaaaatctgaattGTTGAACATAATTCGTGGCTTTCATGCGctttttaattctttctgttaattgtttctttttacattCCAACCAATAAACAGAGGTAGTAAAAAGGGTCGATAAAATTTTTATCCAATAAGCAAAATTGTTACAAAAGAGTTGTGAAGGAGAGTTGGAAGCGTCTTTTATCAGTCTATAGGGTCGGAATTAAAAAACTTGAAGCATCTTCCTCCACTAAGAAAAGGGTTGAAAGTATTTTTATCCAATAAACAAGaactgttgaaaaatatttcaaacatccATAGCCAATAAAAGGCCGGTACAAAAGCATCTATTCAATAAGTAgagttgttaaataaagtagtaaaaaTCTGTTATTCAAATAAACGGGTTTGATTAAAGATTAAAGAAAAAGGGCTGAAAACATTATTCTCTAATAAATAGAGTTTTTGTAACAAATTGTTGAAAATTCCTTTATCcagtaaaacagtaaaacaaagctGGTTAAAGATTAAAGAGGGTTGAACTCATTTTATCCAATAAACGTTTCGTTGCTGATGAAATGGTGTGTTTGGACTTTGTTGACCGCATGAAATAAaactccgaattttagcattataattctaaaaattacCATCGACAAATCGGATTACTGACAGTAAAACAAAAGGATCGTAAGGAAATCTTATAAATCTACCCTATCCAACAAACAAGACAAGAACGAAAAACATGAGAAATCTCAAAGTTTGAACTAAAATCTTTTacggaaaataaaaaaaattactgaattttTAGGTGATATAGCGACATACTGATATacgtaaacttttttttaaataaaggtatttttttaatgaaaagaatAAATTCTTTCATTGCTAAGAAAAGTGCAACAACTCAAAATTATTTCTTCCGGTGATATGAATAGAAGTAGCTAAAAATCAGTTCTCCCATATATTGAAGATTACCACTAATAAAAATAACCTCTTTCGTtattaaaatcagttcttctgttGAT
This region includes:
- the LOC143258210 gene encoding eclosion hormone-like, with the translated sequence MVTSSISLKTCLILLLICCYDNHMAEGFNRVSLCIKNCGQCKQIYGAHFEGKECAEACVQFGGTMMPDCNDFETISSFLNKLE